CAGTGCGGCGGGAAGAGATACCCAGGGTCGTAGGAAGTTTAAGCCTCCCCCGGAGCTTACATTTAAAGCCACATGATATTCTGGACAATGGCTTTGGAGACAGAGAAATCTCTTCCTGCCACGAATTAGCATTTGTGTCTGCACATCCCTGAGCCATCCTGAGTCTCACTTTTCTCTGTGTGCAATGGAGATCATTCTATCCACTTCATCCTTAGGCTCAAAGAAGGCCCGAGGCTTTGTAAACGGGCAGAATTGTGCATTAATATTAATTCCACTCCCAACGCGTCCCCCTACACATCGATACCCCCATGCTCCCGGAACGTAAAACTTTTCCCCAACGTCTGACCTACCCAGGCCACTATCTCTGCCACCTAAGGAGCGTGAATTCCAGATGCCAGTTCCcgctcttgtttttgttttctgtttgggaGGGAGCCAATCTCGATCTGGGTTATCTCGGTCTTCCTAAACCTCTCCCTATTATCCGCTCCGGCTGCCTCCGCGGTCTGTCCGGGCAGGtccggcggggtggggggtgcgggtgggggtcTCCCGGGCCCCACCTCTCGCTCGGGCCGCAGGTGCGAGCGTGGgtcccgcgcccccccccccccgctccccgggGAGCCGCTCTCCGGCTGGGTTTGGGTCCGTCTTCTTCACCCTCAGCGAGTCAGAAACaaaggagggggggtgggggagcgcaCCATCTCCGGCTCCGCGATTCGCCCTTTATTCTGAACTCGCAACGTCAGCGGGCCGGCGGATGGAACGGCGGggcgcgggccgggccggggagcaggcggcgggggcgcgcgggggcCCGGGCCGCGTGGGCGCCGGGATGGAGGGcgccggggggcggggagcgggcgtgcgtgtgtgtgcgagTGCGAGGGAGGCCGGCCTCTAGTGTAACCGGAGCTACAAAGAAGGGGAGCGTCCGGGAGAGGGAGGGcggagcggcggcggcgccggGGGCAGCTCCGCCAGCCGCCCCTTCCCCCGCGCCCGCGCCCACCCGGAACGATGAAGAAGAACAATTCCGCCAAGAGGGTGAGTGCGCCCGCGCCCGCCACCCACCGCCCCGagggccccggccccgccgccccggGGGCTTCCGTGCGGGGACTCGGCTCGGGGGCGCGGACTTGGCTCACTTTCCTCCCGGCGGTCCCCCCACCacggcgccccctcccccgggctCCCGGCCGCCGCCTGCGTGCGCTCTGCGGCGGCGAGGAGacaatgagagagaaaatgaaacgCCGTTTCTCCCGGCGCGGCGGGGCCCGAGGctgcgggcgggggcggggggcccggCGGCGATCCCGAGGCCGCCCTCCGCCCAGGCTGGGCCCTGGCCACCCGCTCTCGCACTTGGAGTTGTTTATCTGGGGGACGAGGGAGGGCGGCCGTGGGGGAGAGAGTTGCCCCGAGCGCAGACCTGCCGAGAAGTGGGGAGCGAACGTTGGGCGCCCTGAgtccagcctggggagggggtggggggagggggcggtcgCGGGAAAGAAGGGGCGAGGGGAGCCGAGGGGGGTCGCGAGGGACGGAACGAGAGGAGGGAAAAGCGATAGCCCCCTAACCGGACGGTTCTGCTCTTGCCCGGGGGCAGGGGCCTCAGGATGGAAACCATCCGTCCGCACCTCCGGAGAAGGTCGGCTGGGTCCGGAAATTCTGCGGGAAAGGGATTTTCAGGGAGATTTGGAAAAACCGCTATGTGGTGCTGAAGGGGGACCAGCTGTACATCTCTGAGAAGGAGGTAGGTGCCCTTTACCACCTCTGTCCCCGTTTTCTCATATTCCCCGTTTTGTCCCTCCACAGGGGACTTCCCTATCCccgtcctccccctgccctcaaCCCCCATTTTGTTCCAAAAGCAAGTTCAGCAATTCGGTTGGTCTCTACCCCCATCAGATCTGCAGAGAAAGGTCACCCCTTCTCTAGAAGACCCGGGTTGGAATTCGAAGTTGAGTGTGCATCTTATTTAATGAATTTTCTTTGCAAACACCTTTCTGGCAATGACAATAACCCCCCTTGCAAGAAGTCCCAAAAGTTCTAAGTGTCCCCTGTTGCCCCCTACCCCGTCCTGGCAGCTGGCTGAAGGTaggattttttcttctctgctacTGCTGCTGAAAAACTCTATTCAGCTTCTCCTCCACCCCTTCCTGTCCCCCCCAACCCTAAGCCAGCTAGCctcctcttttcctgtctctagAAGGAAGGTCTACACAGGTCATCTCACCAGTGCAGCTGTCCCAATCACAGAAAACATGCACAGCCCTGGGTCATCCTCACATGACCTCAGGTAGAGTATCTGTGAGTGTAGTTGTTTCTGTTGAAGCCAAGGCTAGGAAGCCAGTATTCTTCCTAATccatttaaagggaaaaaaaggcaaggaacGTATTCTCCACCATTCCCAACTTCCCCCATTTGTATCAGAAAGGAGACAAATGGAGTCACGAACTCCTGTAAGTCTCTGCAGAGTTAAAATGAAGCCCACAGTCCACATTCAGAACCTGAGACCAGATCATTGAATCCAGACTCTTTTTTATCTCTATAATTCGAGAGACCCGTACCACTTGAGAAACTGAATTGCCCCTCCATGAGTTAGAAGTCATTCCAGCCCCTACCTTCTGAGACTGTGTCAGCATAGCCTGGGAGACTGTCCCTTGCTATGGGCCCTTCCTCCCCCAATCCCGTGTTCCCTAACCCCCGGAGGCTCCTGGGAGTCCACCCTGAGTTCTAACCTCTTCTGCTTTCTGCAGACTTTATTTAGGTAAATAGATCCTTTTATGGTATTGAAACAGCCACACGCACAGTCCTAGAGAAAGTATTCATCCGAACAGAACATCTACCTAGGCAAGTAGGGAAGAACGAAGCTGTgtcagggccagagagagacatcCCCTTCAGGGTGTTTCAGCCTTACTGTTTACACTAAGCCAGGAACTtggtgatggagggaggtgagagaAGAATTTGATtgcaggatttatttttaagggcCACTTCTACCCAATCCCAAATCCTATAGAAGGTTTTTCCACAATTGGCTGGctttccagtttaaaaaataatactaagaaGCAAGTGTCAAAGTGTATCTCCTGTCTTCCTCAAACTTCATAATGGCAGGAAACTCTGGTGAGCAGTCAGAGAGAACTTCCTACACGTCAGAGGGGAACCATGAGAACAGTGAAAGGGgtagaagaaagaagacatttttttttcttgtttatgttcGTCCCAAGAACAGAGTCTGGGTGGCAAAAGAGCatacttgtttcttgtgtgtggAGGAAGGAGTACGGAGACAGGGGGAAGGATGGAATGACCTCAGCCTCCCATGCCTGGTGTCCTGTGAGTCAGGAGCATCTGACTGGTCACGGGGCCCACTGCTCCTGCTGAGAAAGGCACAGGAGAAGTGGGAACCAGCCTACTGTCACCTCTCTTCTTGGGAGCCTGTCCGTGCCACGACGGGCCTGGGCTGAGGGTGAAGCTGACCCAGGACTCTAGGCTGTATTCTGTCCACTTCCCATAAGCTCCGGAGCTAAGAGATTCAAGATTTGTGTTTGAAATGCAAAGTATAATGTTTGTAACCTATGTGTTAGTGCAAAAATATTCTTAACCCTCTCCTCTTGATTTttcagtggtctttttttttcgtTACTTATCATAAAGGCAGGATCTCCCACAACTGCCTGCACCAAGAAATCCTTCTGTATTTGTTGTTATTAATCATTTTCCTCATTCTCAGTCAAAGGGCACCTTATGATCACGGGGTTGatgtagagcaacaggaactAGATCTTCAGGAGATCTCATGGTAGAGGAGACTGGGTTCAGGGCATCTGTTTTGGCAAGGGAAAATCCCTTTCTGCAGGCTCCGGGGAAAAGAAAGGTTCACTCTGGAAGATGGGAAATTATAAATGAGGCTCTGGGAACTTGACAGAGGAAAAACCGTACAGCAGAGAACAAGGGCCTTGGAGTTACCCATCTTCCCTGGGAACCCCTGCCTTGTCAGGGCCCGACCCCTGTCACTGTCCCCTGCTTCCTGGAGCTCCTTGTCAGCCGTGttcctgcccttcccttctccccttcctgtaAGGGAAACAGAACAAGTAACTCTCCTTCCCTGGTTGCATATACACACCCAGCACTTTCCTCTCCAGGGCTTCTGGTCTCTGCTGATAGCCTCCAAtctgaggagggagggcaggtgaCCTGATGCAtcaccctgcctccctgccccgtGTTTCTGGGAATTGTTCTCGGATCCCCTTGCTGACATCTTCTTCACTTCCATCCACAATCCTCCCAGGCCTCTGGTCACTTCCCAGCCCAAAGCCAGGGAGCCCTGGGAAAGGGACAGCCCTGTGCCAGAGCAAACAGATATACGAGCAGTCATTGACCCGAATGAGGCCGTGCAATTAGCCCCCCTCCTCTGCGTCAGCCGCTTGGCCTGCAGCAAGTCTTAAAACAgactttggggctcctgggtgggtcagtcagtgaagtgtcccaactcttgattttagctcaggccatgatctcacgattcataaGTTTGAGGCCCAAGTCGGGCTcccgtgctggcagctcagggcctgcattgaaatctctctctccctctctctctctgcccctcccctgctcacttgctgtctctcaaaataaataaacattttttttaataatgaaaaaataaaacagaccttGGCAGAAATGTTACCGGAATTTGTGGCACTCTGCAAAGGCTAGTTGGGTCAGAGGATATGGATAGGATTGTGGTCTCTGATTAGACCTTCCGCAAGAGAGTTCAGAGCCAAATGCTGGCTACAGCTGCTAAGGGTAGAACCAGGGTGCCAGATAGATACCACATGCAGGAAAGGCTACGTTTAGACACAAGAACTGCCCGGCAGTAAGGGACTTAGGCTCTCAAATTGGAACCATGGCAAGAAGTAGCAGAATACAAGTCTGAAATTTCGTCCTCCAGAGACAGTATAAGTGCATCTTTGTCTAGAGAGAGGTAGAggattgtttttaatgtcttatttacttaatttgagagagagagagagagaagagtgcacataagcagaggaaaggggcagagagagagggagacagagaatcagaagcaggccccagcctccaagctggcagcacagagctcagcaactatgagatcatgacctgagccgaaatcagacgcttaaccgactgagccacccaggtgcccagaggtgGATGATTTAAATGGCTTTTGAGGCCTGCAGGGGCTAGGTTGGGTTGTCAGAGTACcttggagggaagaaggagggttAACTACAGGTGTATTTTTCAGCATGTCTGAACAAACTCAACAAACTGAACACAGGGGAACGCTGTTTCTGTGGTACTGAAGCTCCTGAAAGGAATGAGGTAGATGACTCTAGAGTAGTGTAGATCTGAGGAGGGAGTCAGGTCAGGTACTAAAGCAGCAGTGCAAATGTTTAATAAGATGGGGGCGCCCAGAGGCGGCCTTTGCCTCCAGACATGCCCTGATGCCAGCCCTGCTggtctctcctccctctggatGATCAGCATCCACGTCTATCCAGGTCTTGCTTTCTTCAGGATGATAGGATTAACCTACTAGCCGTCTAAGCCGTGTCTTGAAGGACAAAACAGGGTCAGAGTGAAGAGAGACATCGTGGGGTTCCGGAAACAGTAGCTTAGCTGAAGAGAGTGCCGATAAGGGGTTTAAACGGAAGCCTGCCTGAGGAGTCGGGGCAAGGCCTGCGAGCGGGCCTTGGGTAGGACAGCCCCCCTGTCCTGtcatccctcccttctcctcaggCTTCTGCTTCCCAAGTTAGGGCTAAACTAACACTCTGGGGAGGCACCAAGTAATTTTCTCCTCAGCACCTCCCCTCTAACCCTCCCCTAggtaaaagatgagaaaaatattcaaGAGGTATTTGACCTGAGTGACTATGAGAAGTGCGAAGAGCTCCGGAAATCCAAGAGCAGGAGCAAGAAAAATCATAGCAAGTTTACTCTTGCCCACTCCAAGCAGCCCGGCAACACGGTATGTCCCGTATGTTCCGCCCCGGGAACCTCAGCCCGCTTGTGTgtagggggcaggggagaaaccCTTCCCTCTGCGGGTTCTCCCTCTCCACTCCAGGTTCAGAGGCCTGGACTTGCTCTCCTGCCAACTTTTGTTATTTAACCCCAGAATATCCTGGCCATTTCCTTCCCTCCGGGCAAGCCAGCCTTTAAACTGTCCGACCACAAAGATcatatctctctctcctctcattctctctctctctctctctctctcacacacagacacacacacgcatgcatgcacacacgcacacgcatacATCTCTTGGGAGAAAATCACTTTTCCCTGTACCCTGATGGGTGGTTGAAGTTCTGAATCTAGTTTCTCTTGTCTGAGGGACCTCAGGGAAGTTCCTGTCACATTCTGTTTACTCAGACCTTTAAAGATCTTTACTTTGATACCTGTGCTTTACCGAACCTCCTCTCATTCTCTCCAGCACCATATTAGTATCCATTACCCTTCTTAACTCTTCCCTGGTCATTTCTAAAGCAACCTCTAAGCTGTGGCCCCTTCTAGGAAGAAAGGCCAGTTTCCTTAGCAGAGGCCTCTCCTAGGAGCTGGGTCTGAGGGAATGAGACAGTAACTTCTTCACTGTCATAGTGAGGCACCAACCGCAAAGCCCTGGCTGAACCACGAATGTCTCCCCCACAGGCTCCCAGCCTCATCTTCCTGGCAGTTAGTCCAGAAGAGAAGGAATTGTGGATCAATGCCCTCAACTCCGCTATCACCCGAGCCAAGAACCGTATCTTGGATGAGGTCAGGGGGCTCATCCGGAGGGGAGGAACACCGGCGCAGAGGCAGTGACTCACTAAAGGGGGAGATTACAGGGCGGCCCCCCCTTACATGTTTCCCCCCACCAGCTACACTTCTTTAGCTCCCTTTAAAAACCCCATTCTCCTACCTTCTAAGTCCCTCTGCCACAACTCCTCTTTCCCTGCTTTGTGATGCATGGGGCCAGCCCCAGAGGCCCCGCATGTGCGGTAAATGCCTTGCCCTTGGATCTTCTCAGAAGCAGTTAATGGGGTGGGTTTATTTCCCAGTCCAGGCAGGTGCAGGCCTCAGGGGCTGCTGGGTCAGGACAGAGTCTCTGAAGAGCACCCATGACTCACAGTGCATCTCTTCAGGTCACCGTCGAGGAAGACAGCTATCTCGCCCACCCCACTCGAGACAGGGCAAAAATCCAACACTCCCGCCGCCCCCCAACGCGGGGACACCTAATGGCCGTGGTACGTAAGATTGTAAGAAAGTAAAAGTTGTGGAAGGGCCGGTTCCACATCTATGTCAGACATGATGGTACCTGAGACCGCCCACCAGAGGCATTTGTGGTACCAAGGTCAAAGGCTGGGGCAGTCCCTCTACCCGTCCCCCTGCCTGATTCCTCCATATCAAAAATATTTAGCACCTACTGTGAGTTCAAAAGTCCTTGCCCTCATTTCATCCTTTGTGGGGAAATGAGATATACCCACAAGGAGAGTGAAGGAGTAGAAGAGGTGAATGCTGTTCCAGGGAATGTAAGCGACTGCTCAGCGGCTGGCTGTTGTGGCGGGTGACAGCATTAAGCACTGCAGTCGTCTCCAGGAGGAAGGCTCACCGTGAACCACTGTAACACACAAAGTGTGGTTCCTTTCCCTGTCCGAGCCTTCGGTCTCTAGGGAGAGAGCCAGCCGGGTACAGTAGATCCGGGCAGAACTGGGTTGGGGCCTAGCTTTGTGCTTTGCTCTCTCTGTGTGATTCCCTGAAGCTGCACGTCACCGCCGGTAAAGCGGGACGGTAATCGTGCCCGCCTTGAAGGGTCGCTGTGAGGAAGGATTGAAGCAATTTATGTATCAATCCACGTGAGGTACCGAACACCCCTGTCAGGTTTTTTATTACAGTATTCTGGAAATAGAACAAGTTTTGTTTTAAGGCAAGGGGCTCAGAGTTGTCAGGAGCAGAAGCAGTTGAGGTGCGTGGCTCTGAGGGTACAGGTGGAGGAGGACAGTTAACTTGCTGTGTGGAGTATCCTGAGTGTGTCAGACCCAGTTTGATGCTTAGAGTCCACTAGATAGAGGAGAAAGACACTCTTCAGCAAACTCATAGTAAAGCGGAGAATAGGGGAAACCAGCAGAAGCTACTTTAGATcacagaaaaatgagagaaaggttCAAACCACCATCAAAGgagtaagaaaaagtaaaaaagccCAAGGGCTTGGTGAGGATGGCGTGCTTCTCATTCAGGGAAGGCACGTGGAGGAGGGAAGTGACCAGTTTGCATCTCTCTCCCAGTCAGTCCCGAAGGGCCCACTGCTGGCAATTCTTCCCCTTCATTCCCGCCCTCTCCCCTCCAGGCTTCCACCTCTACCTCGGATGGGATGCTGACCTTGGACCTGATCCAGGAGGAAGACCCTTCTCCCGAGGAACCCACCTCTTGTGCCGAGAGCTTCCGGGTTGACCTGGACAAGTCTGTGGCCCCGCTGGCAGGCAGCCGGCGGAGAGCAGACTCTGACCGTATCCAGCCCTCCTCAGACCGAGCAAGCGGCCTACCCCGAGCTTGGGACAAGCCAGACAGAGGGGCCACCTACaccccccaggcacccaagaaGTTGACCCCCACGGAGAAAGGCCGCTGCGCTTCTTTGGAGGAGATCCTGTCTCAGCGGGACGCCGCCCCCGCCCGCACCCCCCAGCTGCGGGCCGAGGACCCCCCGGCCTTCATTCCACCCCATCCGGGGCAGCTGTCCCGGATCCAGGACCTGGTAGCCAGGAAACTGGAGAAGACTCAGGAGCTGCTGGCAGAGGTTCAGGGACTGGGAGATGGAAAGCGAAAGGCCAAGGACCCCCCTCGGTCCCCTCCCGATTCGGAGTCCGAGCAGAGGCTGCTGGAGACTGAGCGGCTGCTTGGAGAGGCCTCGTCCAATTGGAGCCAGGCGAAGAGGGTGCTGCAGGAGGTCAGGGAGCTGAGGGACCTGTACAGACAGATGGACCTTCaggcccccggcccccacctcACACCAGCCACTCAGCACAGTCAGTACCGCAAGAGCCTGATGTGAAGGCAGGGGGACGGTGGCTGGGACTTGGGGGGTGCACAGACTCATCTCCGAGTGTTGCAGGATAAAGCTTTTTTATTTACCtcagttgaaaaaaagaaactcgTTGCGCATGCTGATGCCCAGtcctcttcccaccctcctttccttccctgtccctgtctctctggcacCTAAATTGCCTCAGGTTTGAGGAGGTGACCTCTACAGCAATGTTAAAAAGCTTTCACCTAGAGGAGAGATAGAGGGGGATACGGGCATAGTCTGGCCATCCACACACACCACCCCTCTGAGGCATGGAGGGGAATGCCTGCTCCCGAGGACATGTGTAAGCTCCTGAGTTTGGGGGAAGGGTTTTTCTCCTATGTCCCATTCCCAGTTTTCTATCGGAGGGTGGCATGTCAGCTACCCAGCTCTAGCCCTAGGGATAGGGAAGCCATTGccacctgtgtgtgcacacagaagTGACATCTGCCCCAGCCCTGATCAGGGTGTGGGGGATCCCGCCAGACACCAGCTTCTTGCCTCATAGCCTCTGAATGACATTGAGCTGTCTGGATCTCTTGCCGGGTTTCTCCTTTTAATCTCCCACAGCCTTCCCACTACTGACTCAAAGATCCAATGCTGGGCAGATGGCATTGGTTTGGCCTTTTGGTGAGGGGGGCCCATTTCAGGGGAACTAGGGACAGCTGACCCCACAGAAGAACCCCActaagaatgaaactgatttgCAATGCGAGCTGGGAAGGATTGAGGGGAAAACCAAAAGCATGCCCGTGTTCCTCTTTTTGGCCAAGCTAGGGCTTCTGtagcctctccctctccttcctcaaaCCTGTCTTCCAACACTCATCAAGCCCCAACTTCGGCAAAACATCTTTATGCTCATGCCACCACCCTCCTGGTCAGGCCCCCCTACATTCTTAATGGTAGATTCCACAAGCTCCTTGtattttgcttctttccttttcaagtCCCTAAGATCAAGTTAGCAACAGTGACTGGGTCCAGAGAAGACTTGGGAAGGCAAGAGTGGTTTTTGACAAGAAGGGGACAGAGCTTCATGAATCAAGTAGAGGGGTTAGAAACCACTTTGAGGTATATGTGTCCCTTGCTAGCCCCTCTTCCCTACATCTCCTCTGGCCTCCAAGACCTAGAGCCTCTCTGGGGGTGAGAAGGAAGACGGGGTAACACGGGGACAGACTGCCTGTCGGTCTTGGCGATGAGTCTGCCCCGTTGGGACATTCAGGAAAATGGGgtaggaggagaaaaggagagtcCTCTGGGTGGAACACAGACCCTTCAATTCCCATTCTTCTGCTCTGGGATTTGTTCCTCCTATATCCCAAGTAAGCATGATGGGGGACTGTCTCCAAGTTAAATGGTCTCTGTGGAAGAGAAGTTCTTGCTTCTAGCCCTGCACCATGTGATCCTGAAGATTTTCCCTAGATCTAGCCTGTACATCTCTCAACCAGTCTCTTCCCTGAGGAACGTGTATCCTGAGTGAGGGACAGTGCACCAGAGCACCACCTGAATGTCGTCCCCAAGATCTCCCGGGATAGCATGGGAGGAAATCTGCGGACCTGCCTTCCTCCAAACAGGCCTTCCTCTCCTAAACTCAGCAGACCTACCGATTGTCAAATCAGGAAGATTTACTTTCTTTGTGTAGGTCCCACCTTTGTATTAATTTTATCTTACcagtatttttcctctttttcttccttattgcTCCCtcataatgaagaaaaagacaagaacgAGAAGGACATGTATATCCCAACATGCCAATTACCTGTGGCTCCCAGGGGGGCTAGAGCACAGAGGGGGACACTGGGAGGAGAATGACAGGTTAggagagcagaaaagaaagatcAG
The window above is part of the Prionailurus bengalensis isolate Pbe53 chromosome C1, Fcat_Pben_1.1_paternal_pri, whole genome shotgun sequence genome. Proteins encoded here:
- the PLEKHO1 gene encoding pleckstrin homology domain-containing family O member 1 isoform X1, whose amino-acid sequence is MKKNNSAKRGPQDGNHPSAPPEKVGWVRKFCGKGIFREIWKNRYVVLKGDQLYISEKEVKDEKNIQEVFDLSDYEKCEELRKSKSRSKKNHSKFTLAHSKQPGNTAPSLIFLAVSPEEKELWINALNSAITRAKNRILDEVTVEEDSYLAHPTRDRAKIQHSRRPPTRGHLMAVASTSTSDGMLTLDLIQEEDPSPEEPTSCAESFRVDLDKSVAPLAGSRRRADSDRIQPSSDRASGLPRAWDKPDRGATYTPQAPKKLTPTEKGRCASLEEILSQRDAAPARTPQLRAEDPPAFIPPHPGQLSRIQDLVARKLEKTQELLAEVQGLGDGKRKAKDPPRSPPDSESEQRLLETERLLGEASSNWSQAKRVLQEVRELRDLYRQMDLQAPGPHLTPATQHSQYRKSLM
- the PLEKHO1 gene encoding pleckstrin homology domain-containing family O member 1 isoform X2; this encodes MTHSASLQVTVEEDSYLAHPTRDRAKIQHSRRPPTRGHLMAVASTSTSDGMLTLDLIQEEDPSPEEPTSCAESFRVDLDKSVAPLAGSRRRADSDRIQPSSDRASGLPRAWDKPDRGATYTPQAPKKLTPTEKGRCASLEEILSQRDAAPARTPQLRAEDPPAFIPPHPGQLSRIQDLVARKLEKTQELLAEVQGLGDGKRKAKDPPRSPPDSESEQRLLETERLLGEASSNWSQAKRVLQEVRELRDLYRQMDLQAPGPHLTPATQHSQYRKSLM